One stretch of Schlesneria sp. DSM 10557 DNA includes these proteins:
- a CDS encoding SGNH/GDSL hydrolase family protein, with amino-acid sequence MKSLQLVALLLTFLYLGISGTSPSPVRAEQEEGTVAVEKTTMGSLDVSRVLFLGNSITLHSPAPAIGWTGNWGMAASAQERDYVHLLSAQIAEAASMPKTKVRNIADFERGYNDYDIEGKLKAELDFAPQVVIIAIGENVSELATPEAEKQFAAAFDRLLASLKARQPQAIFVRSSFWPNATKDQIMKQACASVDATYVDIHRLAEDESNFARSERVIEHAGVAGHPGDKGMRAIADAIFAAIQQRSKQQPEEKRP; translated from the coding sequence ATGAAATCACTGCAACTCGTCGCTCTGCTCCTGACATTTCTCTACCTCGGCATCAGCGGGACCTCACCCTCCCCGGTCCGCGCAGAGCAGGAGGAGGGAACCGTCGCCGTCGAGAAAACGACGATGGGAAGTCTTGATGTCTCAAGAGTGCTGTTTCTTGGAAACAGTATCACACTACATTCGCCTGCCCCCGCAATCGGCTGGACGGGTAACTGGGGGATGGCGGCGAGCGCTCAGGAACGGGATTATGTCCATCTTTTGTCGGCCCAAATCGCAGAAGCGGCATCAATGCCGAAAACCAAAGTTCGGAACATTGCTGACTTCGAACGTGGCTACAACGACTACGACATCGAGGGGAAACTGAAAGCAGAACTCGACTTCGCACCGCAGGTGGTCATCATCGCGATCGGAGAAAATGTTTCTGAACTGGCCACACCCGAGGCCGAAAAGCAGTTCGCGGCTGCATTTGATCGGCTTCTTGCATCACTCAAAGCCCGGCAGCCTCAAGCGATTTTCGTGAGGAGTTCCTTCTGGCCGAATGCCACCAAGGACCAGATCATGAAGCAGGCCTGCGCGAGTGTCGACGCCACTTATGTCGATATTCATCGTCTTGCAGAAGATGAGTCGAACTTTGCCAGGTCGGAACGTGTCATCGAACACGCCGGAGTTGCCGGGCATCCGGGTGACAAAGGGATGCGCGCGATCGCTGACGCAATTTTCGCGGCCATTCAGCAGCGATCGAAACAGCAACCCGAAGAGAAGCGTCCCTAG
- the tsf gene encoding translation elongation factor Ts — MAEITAQAVKELRDLTNLPMMEVKRALTEANGDQQRAIELLKEANKKVSIKRAENPTSEGVIRTGVSADGTRAAMVEVQCESAPVAKADDFVFLADQLLKRLLEGPGAATPEELLAQSAPDRPGMTLAALLEEVVGKIREKMVVSRVLLVEGPAGAYTHHDGKTGVLVRAGGENKTAAVLRDVAMHVAALKPVVTHPEELPAAEVAAEKERLTAEAAASGKPANILEKIVEGRMKTYYAEQGVLGYQLFAKDDSKTVNQALAEHGLKPVTFARWILGN; from the coding sequence ATGGCCGAGATCACTGCCCAGGCAGTCAAAGAACTGCGTGATCTGACCAATCTGCCGATGATGGAAGTCAAAAGGGCTCTCACGGAGGCAAATGGTGACCAGCAGCGCGCGATTGAATTGCTGAAAGAAGCAAACAAGAAAGTTTCAATCAAGCGAGCTGAAAATCCCACCAGCGAAGGTGTCATCCGGACCGGTGTGTCCGCAGATGGTACTCGCGCCGCGATGGTCGAAGTGCAGTGTGAGTCTGCACCGGTTGCCAAGGCAGATGACTTCGTCTTCCTGGCAGATCAGTTGCTGAAGCGACTGCTCGAAGGCCCGGGTGCAGCAACTCCAGAAGAACTGCTGGCCCAGAGTGCTCCAGACCGACCTGGCATGACCCTGGCTGCACTCCTCGAAGAAGTCGTTGGTAAGATTCGCGAGAAGATGGTTGTTTCTCGCGTTCTGCTGGTCGAAGGTCCAGCCGGGGCCTACACCCATCACGACGGCAAGACCGGTGTCCTGGTCCGTGCCGGTGGCGAGAATAAGACGGCAGCCGTGCTTCGCGATGTCGCGATGCACGTTGCGGCTCTGAAGCCAGTGGTCACCCACCCAGAAGAGTTGCCAGCCGCTGAAGTGGCCGCTGAGAAGGAACGACTGACTGCTGAAGCGGCTGCTTCAGGCAAGCCAGCCAATATTCTCGAGAAGATCGTGGAAGGACGGATGAAGACCTACTACGCCGAGCAAGGTGTTTTGGGTTATCAGCTGTTCGCCAAAGATGACTCGAAGACTGTGAATCAGGCCCTGGCCGAGCATGGTCTGAAGCCCGTGACGTTCGCTCGCTGGATTCTGGGTAATTGA
- the pyrH gene encoding UMP kinase, producing the protein MPAGTTPKYKRVLLKLSGESFARPGESGISLSEVQIICEQIKRVVDSGVQLAIVCGGGNILRGKEFSSTNSIVVPSTAHYMGMLATAINALALQDVMEHYGIPTRVQSAITIPPVAEPFIRRRCIRHLEKGRVVILAAGTGSPFVTTDTAAALRAREIDADVVVKATRVDGVYSDDPLKNPHAVRYSEISYQDVLRQNLQVMDAQAIHHCMEHNIPIVVLNYQKPGNIERVIAGERLGTRVGAPAL; encoded by the coding sequence ATGCCCGCAGGGACGACACCGAAGTATAAGCGAGTTCTTCTTAAACTGAGCGGCGAAAGCTTCGCTCGTCCCGGCGAATCTGGCATCAGTCTTTCTGAAGTTCAGATTATCTGTGAGCAGATCAAACGAGTGGTCGACAGCGGTGTGCAGCTTGCCATCGTCTGCGGTGGAGGGAATATCCTTCGTGGGAAGGAGTTCTCTTCCACGAACTCGATCGTCGTCCCTTCGACGGCTCATTACATGGGCATGCTGGCGACGGCGATCAACGCTCTGGCACTGCAGGACGTCATGGAGCACTACGGGATTCCAACGCGTGTTCAAAGCGCGATCACGATTCCACCCGTTGCTGAACCATTCATTCGTCGCCGCTGTATCCGCCATCTTGAAAAAGGTCGGGTTGTCATTCTGGCGGCCGGTACGGGTAGCCCCTTCGTCACGACGGACACCGCCGCTGCGCTGCGTGCGAGGGAAATCGATGCCGATGTCGTGGTCAAGGCGACTCGCGTTGATGGCGTCTATTCAGATGATCCTCTGAAGAATCCACACGCCGTGCGCTACTCCGAGATTTCCTATCAAGATGTTCTGCGACAGAATCTGCAGGTGATGGATGCTCAGGCAATTCATCATTGCATGGAGCACAACATTCCGATTGTGGTGCTCAATTACCAGAAACCAGGTAACATCGAGCGAGTAATCGCTGGAGAACGATTAGGGACTCGCGTTGGCGCTCCGGCTCTCTAA
- the tdh gene encoding L-threonine 3-dehydrogenase — protein MKALVKAQSAPGLTLQDVPVPEIGINDVLIRVDRTGICGTDLHIYKWDAWAQKTIPVPMVVGHEFVGEIVEVGSNVTDFHPGEVVSGEGHVVCGRCRNCLAGRRHLCKDTKGVGVNRPGAFAEYLSLPMTNVWHHRDDIDRDVASIYDPFGNAVHTALSFPVLGEDVLITGAGPIGIMAAAIVRHAGARYVVITDVNDYRLELAKSMGATVALNVSKGNLADVQKQLGMKEGFDVGLEMSGNPTAFRELLANMAHGGKIAMLGIPSEQIAIDWNLVVFNMLTIKGIYGREMYETWYKMSVMLESGLNIRPVITHRYHYTEFEKGFEVMLSGQSGKVVLNWKDEA, from the coding sequence ATGAAGGCCCTGGTGAAAGCCCAGTCCGCTCCGGGACTCACCCTGCAGGACGTTCCAGTCCCTGAAATAGGTATTAATGATGTTCTGATCCGCGTGGACCGAACCGGAATTTGTGGAACGGACCTGCACATCTACAAGTGGGATGCATGGGCGCAGAAGACAATTCCCGTCCCCATGGTTGTCGGTCACGAGTTCGTGGGCGAAATTGTCGAAGTTGGTTCCAATGTCACCGATTTCCACCCCGGGGAAGTCGTCAGCGGCGAAGGACACGTTGTCTGCGGCCGCTGTCGAAACTGTCTCGCAGGCCGTCGCCATCTCTGCAAAGACACGAAGGGGGTCGGCGTCAATCGCCCCGGCGCTTTCGCAGAATACCTTTCGCTGCCCATGACCAACGTCTGGCACCATCGAGACGATATCGACCGCGACGTGGCTTCAATCTATGACCCCTTTGGAAATGCCGTTCACACGGCACTGTCATTCCCCGTGCTGGGGGAAGATGTTCTGATCACAGGGGCAGGGCCGATCGGCATCATGGCGGCCGCCATCGTCCGACACGCCGGAGCCCGCTACGTCGTCATCACCGATGTCAACGACTACCGGCTAGAGCTGGCGAAATCCATGGGGGCGACCGTTGCCCTGAACGTCTCGAAAGGGAACCTCGCTGATGTCCAGAAGCAGCTCGGTATGAAGGAAGGATTCGATGTCGGGCTGGAAATGTCCGGCAATCCGACCGCATTTCGTGAGCTCCTGGCAAACATGGCCCATGGCGGCAAGATCGCCATGCTGGGTATCCCGTCGGAACAGATCGCCATCGACTGGAACCTGGTAGTCTTCAACATGCTGACAATCAAAGGAATCTACGGCCGTGAGATGTACGAGACGTGGTACAAGATGTCCGTCATGCTGGAGAGTGGACTGAATATCCGCCCCGTCATCACACATCGCTATCACTACACCGAATTTGAAAAGGGCTTTGAAGTCATGCTGTCAGGACAGTCGGGGAAAGTCGTCCTCAACTGGAAGGACGAGGCCTGA
- the rpsB gene encoding 30S ribosomal protein S2 yields the protein MSEIVVKDFLEAGIHYGHRTSRWNPKMRPYIYGRRNLIHIIDIKETIRGLLRAKKYLQKVASQGSLVLFCGTKKQAAETIRDCANSVNMPYVDYRWLGGIFTNFRTMRTRMKRLEELDQIFSSGDINTYSKKMQSKLLREHRKMLRNINGLRLMNRLPEAIIVVDPKKEHNVVHEAHLVGIKVIALLDTDCNPDDVDLPIPGNDDSIRSIQLVLKHLTAAVAEGRNMVPKEEVEQPLEEQYKARPSIQS from the coding sequence GTGTCTGAAATTGTGGTGAAAGATTTTCTCGAAGCGGGCATCCATTACGGCCATCGTACCAGTCGATGGAATCCCAAGATGCGACCCTACATTTACGGTCGCCGAAATCTCATCCACATCATCGATATCAAAGAAACCATTCGTGGATTGCTCCGCGCCAAGAAGTACCTGCAGAAGGTAGCTTCTCAGGGAAGCCTGGTTCTGTTCTGCGGTACGAAGAAGCAAGCTGCCGAGACAATCCGTGATTGTGCCAACTCGGTCAACATGCCTTATGTTGATTACCGATGGCTGGGTGGGATTTTCACTAACTTCCGTACCATGCGAACCCGCATGAAGCGACTGGAAGAGCTGGATCAGATCTTCTCGTCCGGTGATATCAACACCTACTCCAAGAAGATGCAGTCCAAGTTGTTGCGCGAACACCGCAAGATGCTTCGCAATATCAATGGTCTTCGATTGATGAACCGGTTACCAGAAGCAATCATCGTTGTTGATCCCAAGAAGGAACACAACGTCGTTCACGAAGCGCATCTGGTCGGCATCAAGGTCATCGCTCTGCTGGATACCGATTGCAATCCCGATGACGTCGATCTTCCAATTCCCGGCAACGACGACAGCATTCGTTCGATCCAACTCGTTCTGAAGCACTTGACCGCCGCTGTTGCAGAAGGTCGGAACATGGTGCCGAAAGAAGAAGTCGAACAACCACTGGAAGAGCAGTACAAAGCCCGGCCTTCGATTCAGTCGTAG